A single window of Drosophila suzukii chromosome 3, CBGP_Dsuzu_IsoJpt1.0, whole genome shotgun sequence DNA harbors:
- the vito gene encoding nucleolar protein 12: protein MTRKKAPKKKTEVVFDNKKRVEFLSGFRKRKNERRSRAKAELERNLKNERKRIRQEVKDGFNHLKKSFEPLRELTEEDKADEKQQEETYEDDEVQVKIVELTTNDLAAKRNMLGANTAEESEPEEQEAQSEEDESAQPNRIPGMDFDPNARKRKSKTEEEEQPKAKKANTTPQPDIKSKKDLDRLMKTKTLKKMHQSKAFKQKERLDKKNNLKKAKRDRNNTIKSVPKHQRKQLKYGKANQTKYRKGRMVNKKELRRKRNAD, encoded by the exons atgacCAGGAAGAAGGCTCCCAAGAAGAAAACCGAAGTTGTTTTCGACAACAAGAAGCGTGT AGAGTTCCTAAGTGGCTTCCGGAAAAGGAAAAATGAACGGCGATCACGAGCCAAGGCGGAGCTGGAAAGGAACCTCAAGAATGAGCGCAAACGTATTCGTCAGGAGGTAAAAGATGGCTTCAATCACCTGAAGAAGTCCTTTGAGCCTCTGCGCGAACTCACCGAGGAGGACAAGGCGGATGAGAAGCAGCAGGAAGAGACCTACGAAGATGACGAAGTGCAGGTGAAAATCGTGGAGCTTACCACCAATGATCTGGCAGCCAAGCGCAACATGTTGGGAGCCAACACGGCGGAGGAGAGTGAGCCAGAGGAGCAGGAGGCCCAAAGTGAGGAGGATGAGTCCGCCCAGCCCAACAGGATACCCGGCATGGACTTCGATCCTAATGCCCGCAAACGCAAATCCAAAACGGAAGAGGAGGAGCAGCCCAAGGCCAAGAAGGCCAACACCACACCTCAGCCAGATATCAAGAGCAAAAAAGACCTTGACCGTCTGATGAAGACCAAGACACTGAAGAAAATGCACCAGAGCAAGGCGTTCAAGCAAAAGGAACGGCTCGACAAGAAGAACAATCTGAAGAAGGCCAAGAGGGACCGCAATAACACCATCAAGAGCGTTCCAAAGCACCAGCGGAAGCAGCTCAAGTACGGAAAGGCCAACCAGACCAAGTACCGAAAGGGCCGGATGGTCAACAAGAAGGAGCTGCGGCGGAAGCGCAACGCCGACTAA